Genomic segment of Gemmatimonadota bacterium:
AGAAGCTTCAAAGGAGCCGCCCACGCCCGGCGCGCCATCCACTTGCAGCTCGAGGGCGCCGAACGTGGTCTCGCCATCGGACGTCTGCGCCAATGAGCCAGTGGCCGTGTATCCCACTCGCAGGGCGAGCAGCGGCGTCAGCGCCACCCGGGGCGGCCGCTCCGGCTCGCGGAGCTGCGCGAAGCCGTGGCAGGGCGTGAGTGTCAGGCCCGTCAGGGCCAGAGGAAGCAAAACCAGCCGCCGCATGAACCGCCTCCTTCACGTCCGGGGGCTAGGCAATCCCCCATCGCCAACTCCATGGGTGAACAATGGTTAGCGATACGCCTGCGCACAAGCAAGAGCGGCCCGCCGCCTGCCCACCACTACTGGCCGGGCGCCGCCACCCGCGTTGCCGGCCGCAGGTACTCGGCCAGCCAGTCGTTCACCGTCTTCCACCAGAGCAGCGCGTTCTGCGGCTTGAGCACCCAATGCCCCTCGTCCGGGAAGTAGAGCAGCCGCGCCCGTACGCCGTTCCGGCGCAGCGCCGTAAATGCCTCCAGCCCCTGCTCGAGGGGCACACGATAATCCGCGCCGCCGTGAATGATCAGCATGGGCGTGCGGAAGCTCTTCACCGATTCGGCCGGGTTCCAGCGTGCATACAACGCGGGATTGGTCCAGGGCATGCCCCGGAACTCCCACTCGACGAACCACAGCTCCTCCGTCCCGCCATACATGCTCACCGTGTTGTAGACACCATCATGGTTGACCAGCGCCTGGAAACGGGTGGTGTGCCCCTCGAACCAGTTCATCATGTAGCCGCCGTAGGATGCGCCCGCCGCGGCCAGGCGCGAGCCATCCAGGAAGGGGTAAGCGGCCAGCACGTGGTCCACTCCCAGCATCAGGTCCTGGTAAACCTTGCCGCCCCAATCGGCCGTGATCTCGTCCGTGAAGGCCTGCCCGTACCCCGTGCTGCCCCGCGGATTGACCAGCACCGCCACGTAGCCCGGCGCCGCGAACAGGTTCGCGTTCCAGCGGTAGTGGAAGACGTCGCTCCAGGCGCTCTGCGGGCCGCCGTGCACCAGATAGACCAGCGGGTACTTCTTCGCCGGATCGAAGCGCGGCGGCTTGACCAGCATGCCCTGCACCCGCGCCCCGCCCGCACCGCGGAACCAGAACGTCTCGGCCGGGCTGAGCTCCAGCTCGGCCAGCAGCCCCTCGTTCGTGTGCGTCAGTTGCCGCTCCGTCTTCCCCTGCGCCTCCAGCACGAAGAGCTCGGTGGGCCGGTCCGTAGCCAGTCGCGCCACCACTAGCAGGCGGCCGCCAGGGGCCACGGCCAGGCCGCCGTTGTAGCTCCCCTCCGTAACCTGCGTGACCGGGCCGCCCGTCGCCGACACACGGTAGACACTGTGGTAGATCTGGTCCTGGCACAGGAGGTACAGCGTCGCCGAATCGTCACTCCAGACATAGCGACCCACGGAGCGGTCCAGGCCTTCCGTGACCCAGCGGTGCTCGCCCGTCTGGCGGTCGTAGACGACGAGGCGAGTGCGATCCGCCTCGAACCCCGGCCGCCGCATCGCCAGATACGCCAGGTAACGGCCGTCCGGACTGTAGCTGGGGGAGGTTTCATTGGCATCGTTTTGCGCCAGCAGCCGTGGCTCGCCCCCGTCCGTCGCGACCACCCAGACGTCGTTTCCCGTGCCCACCGCGGTGGGCACGTCCGTGTTGCGCACAAACGCCAGCTCGCGGCCGTCCGGGCTCAGGTCGTAGTCCTGAAACCCCTCCAGTGCGATGGGCGGGGTGTCGTACGGTCCCGGGGTCAGGTCCCGCGTCGCGCCGGTCGCGACATCCGCGACCAGGACATGGCT
This window contains:
- a CDS encoding S9 family peptidase, encoding ADGGEARPLTKEAGGATGPVWSRDGGKLLFASQVWPAGDAPAERLKALSEGPTQARIYDELMYRHWDEWEDGKRSHVLVADVATGATRDLTPGPYDTPPIALEGFQDYDLSPDGRELAFVRNTDVPTAVGTGNDVWVVATDGGEPRLLAQNDANETSPSYSPDGRYLAYLAMRRPGFEADRTRLVVYDRQTGEHRWVTEGLDRSVGRYVWSDDSATLYLLCQDQIYHSVYRVSATGGPVTQVTEGSYNGGLAVAPGGRLLVVARLATDRPTELFVLEAQGKTERQLTHTNEGLLAELELSPAETFWFRGAGGARVQGMLVKPPRFDPAKKYPLVYLVHGGPQSAWSDVFHYRWNANLFAAPGYVAVLVNPRGSTGYGQAFTDEITADWGGKVYQDLMLGVDHVLAAYPFLDGSRLAAAGASYGGYMMNWFEGHTTRFQALVNHDGVYNTVSMYGGTEELWFVEWEFRGMPWTNPALYARWNPAESVKSFRTPMLIIHGGADYRVPLEQGLEAFTALRRNGVRARLLYFPDEGHWVLKPQNALLWWKTVNDWLAEYLRPATRVAAPGQ